Proteins from one Tsuneonella aeria genomic window:
- the gltX gene encoding glutamate--tRNA ligase → MASASGGVVTRFAPSPTGFLHIGGARTALFNWLYARRHGGKYLLRIEDTDRARSTEPAIAAIFDGLGWLGLEGDEPPVFQFARSERHAQVAHQLLERGAAYRCYLTPEDLATRRAAAQAERRTFRIDSEWRDADASSWPSDRPFVVRIKAPRDGETTIADEVQGTVTVANAELDDFVLLRSDGTPTYMLAVVVDDHDMGVTHVIRGDDHLNNAFRQLAIIHAMGWPEPVYAHVPMILGGDGAKLSKRHGAVGVDAYRDEMGLMPEAVFNYLLRLGWGHGDREEISRDEAVALFDLSGVGRSPSRFDMKKLLNLNGHYIREADDARLAELVAPRIGPDVDRALLTAAMPQLKLRAKDLVELAAGARFLFTQRPLQLDEKAAALLTDDARGLLANISDRLKTQNDWTLAALEANLKAYAEEVGLGLGKLAQPLRAALTGTTTSPGIFDVLVLLGRDEALARIDAQARTEV, encoded by the coding sequence ATGGCAAGCGCAAGCGGAGGAGTGGTCACCCGCTTCGCCCCCTCGCCCACCGGATTCCTCCACATAGGCGGCGCGCGCACGGCCCTGTTCAACTGGTTGTATGCCCGCCGACACGGCGGAAAATATCTCTTGCGCATCGAGGACACCGATCGCGCGCGGTCCACCGAACCCGCGATCGCCGCAATCTTCGACGGGCTGGGCTGGCTCGGCCTGGAAGGAGACGAGCCGCCCGTGTTCCAGTTCGCCCGGTCTGAACGCCATGCACAGGTGGCGCACCAGTTGCTGGAGCGGGGCGCGGCCTATCGTTGCTACCTGACCCCCGAAGATCTCGCCACGCGCCGCGCCGCCGCCCAGGCGGAGCGCCGCACCTTCCGCATCGACAGCGAATGGCGCGATGCCGATGCGTCGTCCTGGCCATCCGACCGGCCGTTCGTGGTGCGCATCAAGGCGCCGCGCGACGGAGAGACGACGATCGCGGACGAAGTCCAGGGCACTGTCACCGTTGCCAATGCCGAGCTGGACGATTTCGTACTGCTGCGGTCCGATGGTACGCCTACGTACATGCTGGCCGTGGTGGTCGACGATCACGACATGGGCGTGACCCACGTCATCCGGGGCGACGATCACCTCAACAACGCGTTCCGCCAGCTCGCGATCATCCACGCCATGGGCTGGCCTGAACCGGTCTATGCCCACGTGCCCATGATCCTGGGCGGTGACGGCGCAAAGTTGTCCAAGCGCCACGGCGCGGTGGGGGTGGACGCCTATCGCGACGAGATGGGGCTGATGCCGGAAGCGGTGTTCAACTACCTCCTGCGCCTCGGCTGGGGTCACGGCGACCGCGAGGAAATCTCGCGCGACGAAGCGGTCGCACTTTTCGATCTTTCGGGCGTCGGCCGGAGTCCGAGCCGCTTCGACATGAAGAAGCTCCTCAATCTCAACGGCCACTATATCCGCGAGGCGGATGATGCCCGTCTGGCAGAGCTCGTGGCCCCGCGGATCGGCCCTGACGTGGACCGGGCCTTGCTGACCGCCGCCATGCCGCAGCTCAAGCTGCGGGCAAAGGACCTGGTCGAACTTGCCGCCGGCGCGCGGTTCCTGTTCACACAGCGGCCCCTGCAACTCGATGAAAAGGCGGCAGCGCTGCTGACCGACGACGCGCGCGGGTTGCTCGCAAACATTTCTGACCGGCTGAAAACCCAAAACGACTGGACCCTCGCGGCGCTGGAGGCCAACCTCAAGGCATATGCGGAGGAGGTGGGCCTCGGCCTCGGCAAGCTCGCCCAGCCCTTGCGCGCGGCGCTTACCGGCACAACCACGTCGCCGGGCATATTCGATGTACTAGTCCTGCTGGGGCGCGACGAGGCGCTCGCGCGCATCGACGCACAGGCACGAACCGAAGTTTAA
- a CDS encoding anthranilate synthase component II, translating to MILVIDNYDSFTFNLVHYLMELGAKVQVERNDAISVADAMRIGTTGIVISPGPCTPDQAGISLDVVAACAASARALLGVCLGHQAIGQHFGGRVVRGGLMHGKTSPVTHDGSGVFLGLPSPFNATRYHSLVVEDVPDVLAVNATADDAHVMGFRHVDLPIHGVQFHPESIATEHGHALLANFLAICGGLERTTT from the coding sequence ATGATCCTCGTCATCGACAACTACGACAGCTTCACGTTCAACCTAGTCCACTACCTCATGGAACTGGGCGCGAAGGTGCAGGTGGAGCGAAACGATGCGATCTCGGTGGCCGATGCGATGCGGATCGGCACGACCGGCATCGTGATTTCGCCCGGCCCCTGCACGCCCGACCAGGCCGGGATCAGCCTCGATGTTGTCGCGGCCTGCGCGGCCTCGGCCCGCGCCCTGCTTGGCGTGTGCCTGGGCCATCAGGCGATTGGACAGCACTTCGGTGGCCGGGTAGTGCGCGGTGGGTTGATGCACGGCAAGACCTCGCCCGTCACGCATGACGGCAGCGGCGTTTTCCTGGGACTGCCCTCCCCCTTCAACGCCACCCGCTATCACTCGCTGGTTGTGGAAGACGTGCCTGATGTGCTGGCCGTCAATGCCACGGCGGACGATGCGCATGTCATGGGTTTTCGCCACGTCGACCTTCCAATCCACGGCGTCCAGTTCCATCCGGAAAGCATCGCTACGGAGCACGGGCACGCGTTGCTGGCGAATTTCCTCGCGATCTGCGGCGGGCTTGAAAGGACGACGACATGA
- the lexA gene encoding transcriptional repressor LexA encodes MLTAKQRELLQFITLRLEADGVSPSFEEMKDALDLKSKSGVHRLISALEERGFIRRLPNRARALEVVRQPGDSVPAPRSKQVAETHAFKADRRPEPANDVVDLPLHGRIAAGVPIEAFEGEATLPVPAALLGPGEHYALEVSGDSMIEAGIFDGDFALVRKTDAARDGEIVVALIRNEEATLKYLRRENGMIRLDPANGAYDPQIYRPAEVQVQGKLAGLLRRYH; translated from the coding sequence ATGCTGACTGCCAAGCAACGCGAACTTCTTCAGTTCATCACGCTTCGTCTCGAGGCCGACGGTGTTTCGCCGTCGTTCGAGGAGATGAAGGACGCGCTCGATCTCAAGAGCAAGTCGGGCGTCCACCGACTGATCTCTGCACTCGAGGAACGTGGGTTCATCCGCCGTTTGCCCAATCGCGCCCGCGCGCTGGAGGTGGTTCGGCAGCCTGGTGATTCTGTTCCGGCCCCGCGGTCGAAGCAAGTGGCCGAGACTCACGCATTCAAGGCGGATCGCCGTCCGGAGCCCGCCAATGACGTTGTCGACCTGCCGCTTCACGGGCGGATTGCCGCCGGCGTTCCGATCGAGGCATTCGAAGGCGAGGCGACCCTCCCCGTTCCGGCCGCGCTGCTTGGCCCCGGGGAACACTACGCGCTCGAGGTGTCCGGCGATTCCATGATCGAAGCGGGCATCTTCGACGGCGATTTCGCCCTGGTACGCAAGACCGACGCGGCGCGCGACGGCGAGATCGTGGTCGCCCTTATCCGGAACGAGGAAGCGACTCTGAAGTACCTGCGGCGCGAGAACGGGATGATCCGGCTCGATCCGGCGAACGGCGCCTACGATCCCCAGATCTACCGGCCTGCCGAAGTGCAGGTCCAGGGCAAGCTGGCAGGCCTCCTCCGGCGTTATCACTAG
- a CDS encoding sensor histidine kinase: MVLAGTAVLARARTDGADRMVEADELLAGLQRRCGGDMPGTVAVPQLLEVVRKSRNLGLRLARTIEALDGDEIVRAWIEVLPGDDGCLVEVINWSATPRPPETDHEAAARRIAIDRDMADLTARLDPEQRPLTVEVNAPDLAEFERALQQGGGQPWTASVTFTDLAERRPAHWRLLDGARCRVPGSSRDWTVTLVPLGRPEPGSAGFELLLVADAPLPEVQLAPPEQASLPPGFGRELTPVLRQPIARIIANAETIRARLAGPLADEYSDYAADIATAGQHLLSMIEDLSDLEVVEAEGFTTAPDSIDLADVARRAVGILGVRARAKDITLITPDGQHQPAIGEFRRVLQVLLNLVGNAINYSPAGSAVTLSLGRDGERALVTVGDEGPGLSPEQQGRVFEKFERLGRGSEGGSGLGLYISRRLARAMGGDLTVESVPGSGARFTLAVPASD, from the coding sequence ATGGTACTGGCCGGAACCGCCGTACTCGCACGCGCCCGCACCGATGGCGCGGACCGGATGGTCGAGGCTGACGAGCTGCTCGCGGGCCTGCAACGGCGTTGCGGGGGTGACATGCCGGGCACCGTGGCCGTTCCGCAGTTGCTGGAGGTCGTACGCAAGTCGCGCAACCTTGGCCTGCGCCTGGCGCGGACGATCGAGGCGCTGGATGGCGACGAAATCGTTCGCGCCTGGATCGAAGTGCTGCCAGGCGATGACGGCTGCCTGGTGGAGGTTATAAACTGGTCCGCGACCCCGCGGCCGCCGGAAACGGACCACGAAGCAGCGGCGCGGCGGATTGCGATCGACCGCGACATGGCTGATCTCACCGCGCGCCTCGACCCGGAACAGCGGCCGCTGACAGTCGAAGTCAACGCGCCGGACCTGGCCGAGTTCGAACGGGCACTGCAACAGGGCGGGGGCCAGCCATGGACCGCCTCAGTCACTTTCACGGACCTGGCGGAACGGCGGCCAGCCCACTGGCGCCTGCTCGATGGGGCACGGTGCCGGGTGCCGGGGTCAAGCCGCGACTGGACTGTGACCCTTGTGCCCCTCGGCCGGCCCGAGCCGGGGAGCGCCGGCTTCGAGCTGCTGCTGGTAGCCGACGCCCCTTTGCCGGAGGTTCAATTGGCGCCGCCAGAGCAGGCGAGCTTGCCGCCGGGTTTCGGCCGTGAACTGACGCCCGTGCTCCGCCAGCCGATCGCGCGGATCATCGCGAATGCGGAAACGATACGCGCGCGCCTGGCCGGTCCGCTGGCCGATGAGTACAGCGACTACGCTGCGGACATCGCCACCGCCGGACAACACCTCCTCTCGATGATCGAAGACCTGTCGGATCTGGAGGTGGTGGAGGCCGAGGGTTTCACGACGGCCCCCGACAGCATCGATCTTGCCGACGTCGCGCGCAGGGCGGTGGGCATCCTGGGCGTGCGGGCCCGGGCGAAAGACATCACGCTGATTACGCCCGACGGCCAGCACCAGCCCGCAATCGGCGAGTTCCGGCGGGTGCTTCAGGTCCTGCTCAACCTGGTCGGCAACGCAATCAACTACTCCCCTGCAGGCTCCGCTGTCACGTTGTCATTGGGACGGGACGGCGAGCGGGCGCTCGTCACCGTTGGCGATGAGGGGCCGGGGCTCTCGCCGGAGCAGCAGGGACGGGTGTTCGAGAAGTTCGAACGCCTTGGCCGGGGTTCGGAAGGGGGGTCGGGCCTGGGTCTGTACATCTCGCGCCGATTGGCGCGTGCGATGGGCGGGGACCTGACGGTCGAGAGCGTGCCGGGTTCCGGCGCGCGATTCACCCTGGCGGTGCCCGCGAGCGACTAG
- a CDS encoding ComEC/Rec2 family competence protein produces the protein MAIRTVPLVPMGEEPSIDAAMQQPPWRNTLRLSTLADRAERWLDSAGFDRAPWLAVALAGGIAVWFVLARPAGWIAALSGGLAVAALALLHWRGRDDRSHLRLAAVTIGLVFAIGVALIWTRSSIVGTPPLERPMTVMLDGRVLEREDQPAQARVRLTLAYREGDTGQARKVRVNVPADKLASEVAEGARVRLRARLMPPAAPMVPGAYDFARTAWFSGLSATGSAVGSVEIVEAPHRRDALARWQRSLAEHVRSQVAGSEGSIAAAFASGDRGGISERDEQAMRDSGLTHLLSISGLHVSAVIAGAYVLAMRLFALWPWLALRIRLPLAAAVCGAVAGVGYTLLTGAEVPTVRSCIGALLVLGALALGREPLSLRMVAAAAFVVMLFWPEAVASPGFQMSFAAVIAIVALHGAGPVRAFLAPREESWLERMARRLLMLLLTGVVIELTLMPIVLFHFHRAGFYGALANVVAIPLVTFVTMPLIAAALLFDLVGAGAPLWWLTGKSLSLLLDIAQFTASQPGAVKLMPQMSWIAFALFVGGGLWLALWQGRRRLFGLIPVAVASGLLITTPVPDILVASDGKHVGVTGEGERLIVLREGRSTFARDNLLELAGMQGEPLPIGEWSGARCSRDFCTMTIHRGGRDWTVLMARNRSRIEERALSAACQLSDIVIADRWLPRSCRPRWLKADRRYLTESGGLAIDLDDAHVRSVAEGQGALPWWTKRGT, from the coding sequence ATGGCGATCCGCACCGTCCCGCTCGTGCCCATGGGTGAGGAGCCATCGATCGATGCTGCGATGCAGCAGCCGCCTTGGCGGAACACGCTGCGCTTGTCCACCCTCGCGGACCGCGCGGAGCGTTGGCTGGACTCAGCCGGTTTCGACCGGGCGCCGTGGCTGGCGGTGGCGCTGGCCGGCGGGATCGCTGTCTGGTTCGTGCTTGCTCGTCCGGCGGGTTGGATCGCGGCATTGTCGGGCGGGCTCGCCGTGGCGGCGCTGGCGCTGCTCCACTGGCGAGGGCGGGACGACCGCAGCCACCTTCGCCTCGCAGCGGTCACAATTGGTCTGGTCTTCGCGATCGGAGTCGCGCTCATTTGGACGCGGTCTTCCATCGTCGGGACGCCGCCTCTCGAGCGGCCCATGACGGTGATGCTGGATGGGCGCGTACTGGAGCGCGAAGACCAACCCGCGCAGGCTAGGGTTCGCCTCACGCTCGCCTACCGGGAGGGTGACACCGGGCAGGCACGCAAGGTTCGGGTGAACGTCCCGGCCGACAAGCTGGCCTCCGAGGTTGCGGAAGGTGCGCGTGTCCGCCTGCGCGCGCGCCTGATGCCGCCCGCGGCGCCGATGGTACCGGGCGCTTACGACTTCGCACGGACGGCGTGGTTCTCAGGGCTTTCTGCGACCGGTAGCGCGGTCGGGAGCGTCGAAATTGTGGAGGCGCCGCACCGGCGGGACGCGCTAGCCCGGTGGCAGCGTTCCCTGGCTGAACATGTCCGTTCGCAGGTCGCCGGCTCCGAGGGGAGCATCGCGGCCGCGTTTGCCAGCGGCGACCGCGGTGGCATTTCGGAGCGCGATGAGCAGGCGATGCGCGATTCCGGCCTGACACATCTTCTGTCCATCAGCGGATTGCATGTCAGCGCAGTGATCGCGGGCGCCTATGTCCTTGCCATGCGCTTGTTCGCACTCTGGCCGTGGCTCGCCTTGCGAATTCGGCTGCCCCTGGCGGCGGCCGTTTGTGGCGCAGTGGCAGGCGTCGGCTACACGCTTCTGACGGGGGCGGAGGTGCCGACGGTCCGCAGTTGTATCGGGGCATTGCTCGTCCTGGGGGCGCTGGCCTTGGGACGGGAGCCCCTATCGCTCCGGATGGTGGCAGCAGCGGCCTTCGTGGTGATGCTGTTCTGGCCAGAGGCGGTGGCGAGCCCCGGCTTTCAGATGAGCTTTGCCGCCGTCATCGCGATCGTCGCGCTGCACGGGGCGGGCCCCGTTCGCGCCTTCCTCGCCCCGCGCGAGGAAAGCTGGCTGGAGCGGATGGCGCGGCGGCTCCTGATGCTCCTTCTTACCGGGGTGGTCATCGAATTGACCCTGATGCCGATCGTGCTGTTCCACTTTCATCGCGCGGGCTTTTACGGCGCGTTAGCGAATGTCGTGGCCATCCCGCTGGTGACCTTCGTTACGATGCCCCTGATCGCTGCCGCCCTGCTGTTCGATCTGGTCGGGGCCGGGGCGCCCCTCTGGTGGTTGACCGGGAAGTCGCTTTCGCTTCTGCTCGATATCGCGCAATTCACTGCATCACAGCCGGGCGCGGTCAAGCTCATGCCGCAGATGAGCTGGATTGCGTTCGCGTTGTTTGTCGGCGGGGGCCTGTGGCTGGCGCTTTGGCAAGGCCGCCGGCGGCTGTTCGGGTTAATTCCCGTTGCCGTCGCATCCGGCCTTTTGATTACAACGCCTGTGCCCGATATCCTGGTCGCCAGCGACGGCAAGCATGTTGGCGTGACGGGAGAGGGAGAGCGACTGATCGTCTTGCGCGAAGGGCGAAGCACGTTTGCAAGGGACAACTTGCTGGAGCTGGCAGGGATGCAGGGCGAGCCGCTGCCTATCGGGGAATGGTCAGGCGCGCGGTGCAGCCGGGATTTCTGCACCATGACAATCCACCGGGGCGGCCGCGACTGGACCGTTCTCATGGCGCGCAATCGATCGCGGATCGAAGAACGCGCGCTGTCCGCGGCGTGCCAGCTGTCCGATATCGTCATCGCCGATCGCTGGCTTCCGCGCAGTTGCCGACCGCGCTGGCTGAAGGCGGACCGACGCTATCTAACCGAGAGCGGCGGCCTCGCGATCGACCTTGACGATGCGCACGTGCGCTCGGTTGCCGAAGGGCAAGGCGCCCTTCCCTGGTGGACGAAACGCGGGACTTGA
- a CDS encoding citrate synthase: protein MADTQAALSYNEKGIDLPVLEGTVGPQVIDIRKLYSQTGAFTYDPGFTSTASCESSLTYIDGDEGVLLHRGYPIGQLAEHSSFMEVSYLLLNGELPSSEELDEFSYTISRHTMLHEQLATFYRGFRRDAHPMAIMCGVVGALSAFYHDSTDIADPQQRKIASHRLIAKMPTIAAMAYKYSVGQPFLYPDNSLSYTGNFLRMTFGVPAEPYEVNPVVERAMDRIFILHADHEQNASTSTVRLAGSSGANPFACIAAGIACLWGPAHGGANEAALNMLKEIGTPDKIPHYIDRAKDKNDPFRLMGFGHRVYKNYDPRATVMQKTVREVFEALKVNDPLFETALQLEEIALNDPYFIEKKLFPNVDFYSGIILSAIGFPTTMFTALFALARTVGWVAQWNEMISDPGQKIGRPRQLYTGPTERDYVTVDKR, encoded by the coding sequence ATGGCGGACACGCAGGCGGCGCTGAGCTATAACGAAAAGGGCATCGACCTGCCGGTCCTGGAGGGCACGGTGGGGCCCCAGGTCATCGACATTCGCAAGCTCTATTCGCAGACCGGTGCGTTCACGTACGATCCGGGCTTCACGTCGACCGCGAGCTGCGAAAGCTCGCTGACTTATATCGATGGCGATGAAGGCGTGCTGCTTCACCGCGGGTACCCGATCGGGCAGCTTGCGGAACATTCCAGCTTCATGGAGGTCAGCTACCTGCTGCTCAACGGCGAGCTTCCATCCAGCGAAGAGCTCGACGAGTTTTCCTACACCATCAGCCGCCACACCATGCTGCACGAACAGCTGGCGACGTTCTATCGCGGGTTCCGGCGGGACGCGCACCCCATGGCGATCATGTGCGGCGTTGTGGGCGCGCTGAGCGCATTCTATCACGACAGCACGGACATTGCCGACCCGCAGCAACGCAAGATCGCCAGCCACCGCCTGATTGCGAAGATGCCGACGATCGCGGCGATGGCGTACAAGTATTCGGTTGGCCAGCCGTTCCTCTATCCGGACAACTCGCTGTCCTACACCGGCAATTTCCTGCGAATGACATTCGGCGTTCCTGCCGAACCCTACGAAGTGAACCCCGTGGTCGAACGCGCCATGGACCGGATCTTCATTCTCCACGCCGATCACGAACAGAACGCATCGACCTCCACAGTTCGACTGGCCGGCTCCTCGGGCGCCAATCCCTTCGCGTGTATCGCCGCGGGCATCGCCTGCCTCTGGGGCCCGGCCCACGGCGGAGCCAACGAGGCTGCGCTGAACATGCTGAAGGAGATCGGCACGCCGGACAAGATTCCGCACTATATCGACCGCGCGAAGGACAAGAACGATCCGTTCCGCCTGATGGGCTTCGGACACCGTGTGTACAAGAACTACGATCCGCGCGCGACCGTGATGCAGAAGACCGTGCGGGAAGTATTCGAAGCGCTGAAGGTCAACGACCCGCTGTTCGAAACCGCCTTGCAGCTGGAAGAGATCGCACTGAACGATCCCTATTTCATCGAGAAGAAGCTGTTCCCGAACGTCGATTTCTATTCCGGCATCATCCTGTCGGCGATCGGATTCCCGACCACGATGTTCACCGCGCTGTTCGCGCTGGCCCGCACCGTGGGCTGGGTGGCTCAGTGGAACGAGATGATTTCCGACCCAGGCCAGAAGATCGGCCGCCCGCGGCAGCTTTACACGGGCCCGACCGAGCGGGATTACGTGACGGTCGACAAGCGCTAA
- a CDS encoding Hpt domain-containing protein, producing MAYQNLAFDAALAAAAGRDPVLLAELRGAFRDSLDRHLDQLKRARCDGNWAIAAQRLKGLAAGFHAGDLMALAEEAIAAAPGEPTVVRRIERFRDEFTTG from the coding sequence ATGGCATATCAAAACCTTGCATTCGATGCCGCGCTGGCGGCCGCGGCGGGGCGGGATCCCGTCCTGCTCGCCGAACTGCGCGGCGCGTTTCGCGACAGCCTCGACCGGCACCTCGACCAGCTCAAGCGTGCGCGGTGCGATGGCAACTGGGCGATCGCCGCCCAGCGGCTCAAGGGCCTTGCCGCGGGATTTCATGCCGGCGACTTGATGGCGCTGGCGGAAGAAGCCATCGCGGCTGCGCCGGGCGAGCCCACCGTGGTCCGCAGGATCGAGCGCTTTCGCGACGAGTTCACCACCGGGTGA
- the trpC gene encoding indole-3-glycerol phosphate synthase TrpC: MNRLEEICARKRLEVADRKARATLDDLDSAARGLEKPRGFEAALRRRSRDGFALIAEIKKASPSKGLIRSDFRPAQHAIAYQRGGAACLSVLTDEHFFQGHDDYLADARRACALPVLRKDFVVDPWQVAEARALGADAVLLIVAALDNAKMAEIEAAALERGMDVLVEVHHERELERAAVLRSHLVGVNNRDLKTFTTDLDTTRRLARLAPEHVLLVAESGIRSHADCEHLAESGVRTFLVGESLMREDDVEAATRRLLQG, translated from the coding sequence ATGAATCGCCTCGAAGAAATCTGCGCGAGAAAGCGCCTCGAAGTCGCCGATCGCAAGGCACGGGCGACGCTGGACGATCTGGATAGCGCAGCGCGCGGCCTGGAAAAACCCCGCGGGTTCGAGGCGGCTCTCCGCCGGCGGTCGCGGGATGGGTTTGCTCTGATTGCAGAGATAAAGAAAGCTTCGCCCTCCAAAGGCCTGATCCGAAGCGATTTTCGCCCTGCCCAACACGCCATCGCATACCAACGGGGCGGCGCGGCATGCCTTTCAGTGCTGACCGACGAACACTTCTTCCAGGGTCACGACGACTATTTGGCCGACGCGCGCCGGGCATGTGCCCTTCCGGTGCTGCGGAAGGACTTCGTGGTCGACCCGTGGCAAGTCGCTGAAGCGCGCGCCCTTGGTGCCGACGCGGTCCTGCTTATCGTGGCCGCCCTCGATAACGCGAAGATGGCCGAAATCGAGGCCGCTGCCCTGGAGCGCGGCATGGATGTCCTTGTGGAGGTCCATCACGAACGCGAACTGGAGCGTGCGGCTGTGCTCCGGTCCCACCTTGTCGGCGTAAACAACCGCGATCTCAAGACCTTCACGACAGATCTTGATACCACCCGGCGGCTCGCGCGATTGGCGCCGGAACATGTTCTTCTCGTCGCGGAGAGCGGCATCCGGTCGCACGCTGACTGCGAGCATCTGGCGGAATCCGGGGTCCGAACGTTCCTTGTCGGGGAAAGTCTCATGCGGGAGGACGACGTGGAAGCCGCGACCCGCCGGTTGCTTCAGGGCTGA
- the pip gene encoding prolyl aminopeptidase: protein MTERRRLYPEIEPYETGMLDVGEGHSLYYERVGTPDAKPAVFLHGGPGGGMHPNHRRQWDPARYDVLLFDQRGCGRSLPFAGIEANDTWRIVDDIERLRAMCGHAAWQVFGGSWGATLALAYAQKHPERTTELVLRGVFLAREREKHWLYRYGASEIMAEQWDAFTGLIPEAERDDLVAAYYRRLTSEDEPTRLSAAREWSLWEGYVATLLPSPGLLDEFADPAKAVPFARICAKFFLENFYLDEAQLLRDADRIRGIPGIIVQGRHDICTPPASALALKKAWPEAELWIVPDAGHAASEPGIVDGLVRATDHFADRAP from the coding sequence ATGACCGAACGCCGCAGGCTCTACCCCGAAATAGAGCCCTACGAGACCGGCATGCTCGATGTCGGCGAAGGACATTCGCTCTACTACGAGCGCGTCGGCACACCGGACGCGAAGCCGGCCGTGTTTCTCCATGGCGGCCCCGGCGGCGGAATGCATCCCAACCATCGGCGGCAGTGGGATCCGGCGCGTTACGATGTGCTGCTGTTCGACCAGCGCGGCTGCGGGCGATCGCTACCGTTCGCAGGCATCGAGGCCAACGACACATGGCGGATCGTCGATGATATCGAACGGCTGCGGGCGATGTGCGGCCACGCCGCGTGGCAGGTGTTCGGCGGCAGCTGGGGCGCGACCCTGGCCCTCGCCTATGCGCAGAAACACCCGGAGCGAACGACCGAACTGGTCCTGCGCGGTGTTTTCCTTGCCCGCGAACGGGAAAAGCACTGGCTTTACAGATACGGCGCGAGCGAGATCATGGCGGAACAATGGGACGCCTTCACAGGCCTCATTCCCGAAGCCGAGCGGGACGATCTTGTCGCAGCCTACTACCGCCGGCTGACGAGCGAGGATGAACCGACACGGCTGTCAGCGGCGCGGGAGTGGTCGCTGTGGGAAGGATACGTCGCCACGTTACTGCCCTCGCCCGGCCTGCTCGACGAATTTGCGGACCCTGCAAAAGCCGTCCCCTTCGCGCGCATTTGCGCCAAGTTCTTCCTCGAGAACTTCTACCTCGATGAAGCGCAGCTCTTGCGGGATGCCGATCGCATTCGCGGGATACCGGGCATCATCGTGCAGGGCCGCCACGACATCTGCACTCCCCCCGCCTCCGCCTTGGCACTGAAGAAGGCCTGGCCTGAAGCGGAACTCTGGATCGTGCCGGACGCAGGCCACGCCGCGAGCGAGCCGGGCATCGTTGACGGACTCGTGCGGGCAACCGATCATTTCGCGGATCGCGCACCATGA
- the trpD gene encoding anthranilate phosphoribosyltransferase, protein MRTLPQAEPHLDESEAEDVFGALLDGEVDEAETARFLCDLSDRGETASEIAGAARALRARLLPVTAPDGAIDVCGTGGDGHHTLNVSTAVSLVVAACGVPVAKHGNRAASSKAGAADTLEALGLDMEAAGRTAEKSLEILGIGFLFAANHHPAMRRIQPIRQRLARRTIFNLMGPLSNPAGVGMQLIGIARPAYVPIYADAMARLGTERTLIASGDEGLDELSLAGGNEVAEVRGHEWEMRRARASDAGLPTAPIEAIRGGDARHNARALQALLMGAPGPYRDAVLFNAAAALMVAGRATDYVGGAAMAAEALDTGAAERLLADWIELAR, encoded by the coding sequence ATGAGAACGCTCCCGCAAGCCGAACCTCACCTCGATGAAAGCGAGGCCGAAGACGTCTTCGGTGCCTTGCTCGACGGCGAAGTGGATGAAGCGGAGACCGCCCGCTTCCTGTGCGACTTGTCTGACCGCGGGGAGACCGCGAGCGAGATCGCTGGCGCGGCCCGGGCGCTGCGCGCGCGGCTGCTTCCGGTAACGGCGCCCGATGGCGCGATCGACGTTTGCGGAACCGGCGGCGACGGACACCACACCCTGAACGTCTCCACCGCCGTCAGCCTGGTGGTCGCGGCCTGCGGTGTGCCGGTGGCAAAGCACGGGAACCGCGCGGCCAGCAGCAAGGCCGGCGCCGCCGATACGCTCGAGGCGCTGGGGCTCGACATGGAAGCGGCGGGAAGAACGGCAGAGAAGTCTCTGGAAATCCTCGGAATTGGGTTCCTCTTCGCTGCCAACCACCACCCTGCGATGCGGCGTATCCAGCCCATCCGTCAAAGGCTCGCCCGGCGGACGATTTTCAACCTGATGGGCCCGCTATCCAATCCCGCCGGGGTCGGGATGCAGTTGATCGGGATCGCGCGCCCCGCCTACGTTCCCATCTATGCCGACGCCATGGCGCGGCTCGGCACCGAGCGGACGCTGATCGCATCGGGCGACGAAGGACTCGACGAACTTAGCCTTGCCGGTGGCAACGAGGTCGCCGAAGTCCGCGGCCATGAATGGGAAATGCGGCGCGCCCGTGCATCGGACGCAGGCCTCCCCACCGCGCCGATCGAGGCGATCCGTGGCGGTGACGCAAGGCATAACGCGCGCGCCCTTCAGGCGCTGCTGATGGGCGCCCCCGGCCCATATCGCGACGCGGTGCTTTTCAATGCGGCAGCGGCCCTGATGGTGGCGGGACGGGCGACCGATTACGTCGGTGGGGCCGCCATGGCAGCCGAAGCGCTCGATACGGGCGCCGCTGAGCGGCTGCTTGCTGACTGGATCGAGCTCGCCCGATGA